The following coding sequences lie in one Fusibacter sp. A1 genomic window:
- a CDS encoding LacI family DNA-binding transcriptional regulator — protein MSITIKDVAKKANVSISTVSRVINGSKPVSEDIKKRVFEVIEELGYSPNPVARNLVMKKSKLIGVMIPDISSTFVGELLNAVEEIAKTYGYDIILCNSYGELKQEIRYFELFKSKQVEGIIFITRKINEIHKDIIKALNLPIVMINRDGSELDVLSVSIDQAKACYDMTNYLVTLGHTDIALIRTGDDHESFGVDQVKGYRNALEENKIEFNPARVFEGYFSLEETYKIVDSLIKEGDKPSAIFAASDEMAVGAINAIVDNGLSVPEDISVAGSYDSRISRIYRPKITTIKHPIYDIGAIAVRLIIKKINGQEPKDKLIIMPYEIIIRDSTKRI, from the coding sequence ATGTCAATAACGATTAAAGATGTAGCAAAGAAGGCGAATGTGTCGATTTCGACCGTATCGCGTGTAATCAACGGGTCTAAGCCCGTGTCGGAAGATATCAAAAAAAGAGTTTTCGAAGTGATTGAGGAACTTGGGTACAGCCCGAATCCGGTGGCTAGAAACCTAGTCATGAAAAAATCAAAACTGATCGGAGTCATGATTCCCGACATTTCGAGCACCTTTGTAGGAGAACTGCTGAATGCGGTCGAGGAAATCGCCAAGACCTACGGTTATGATATCATTCTGTGTAATTCGTACGGCGAGCTGAAGCAGGAGATCAGATACTTTGAACTCTTCAAATCCAAGCAAGTGGAAGGAATCATCTTCATCACAAGAAAAATCAACGAGATCCATAAGGATATCATCAAGGCGCTGAATCTGCCGATTGTGATGATCAATAGGGACGGTTCGGAGCTTGATGTGCTTTCGGTTTCGATCGACCAGGCCAAGGCGTGCTATGACATGACGAATTATCTTGTGACGCTTGGGCACACGGACATCGCTCTCATCAGAACCGGTGACGACCATGAGTCCTTTGGTGTGGATCAGGTGAAAGGGTATAGGAACGCCCTTGAGGAGAACAAGATCGAGTTCAATCCTGCGAGGGTCTTTGAAGGCTACTTCAGTCTTGAAGAGACTTATAAGATTGTTGATTCTCTGATAAAGGAAGGCGACAAGCCCTCTGCGATTTTCGCGGCGTCCGATGAGATGGCTGTCGGTGCAATCAACGCCATCGTCGATAACGGACTAAGCGTTCCCGAGGATATTTCTGTGGCTGGATCCTATGATTCGAGGATCTCAAGGATCTATCGACCAAAGATTACGACAATTAAACATCCTATCTACGACATTGGTGCTATTGCGGTTCGCTTGATCATAAAAAAAATTAATGGTCAGGAACCAAAAGATAAGTTGATTATTATGCCATATGAAATTATAATAAGGGACAGTACAAAACGAATTTAA
- a CDS encoding YgiQ family radical SAM protein encodes MLKDFLPISKEDMEKRGWSQCDFIIVSADAYVDHPSFGHAIIARVLERAGFNVGIIAQPDWKNPDSVKVLGRPKYAFLVSGGNIDSMVNHYSVSKKRRTTDAYSPGGKMGLRPDRATLVYCNLIKGAYKKMPIIIGGIEASLRRFAHYDYWQDAVRRSILVDSEADLLIYGMGEKPIVEIAELLASGMEINYIQHVHGTCYITDEMPSLLGAIELPSYEEVVADKNQYVKAFKDQYLEQDPIRGKTLIQAHGRKILVQNPPAMVLSQEEMDAVYDLNFMRRIHPIYEKMGGIPAIQEVQYSLVSERGCFGSCSFCALTFHQGRIIQTRSHESIIEEANKLKDVKGFKGNIHDVGGPTANFRHMSCKKQLKVGTCRGKDCLFPKPCKHLEIDHQDYLELLRKLRDLDGIKRVFVRSGLRYDYLMADPDDEFMTELCEHHVSGQLKVAPEHIAPEVLQKMGKPGGKIYDDFVKRFYETTQRVGKEQYIVPYLMSSHPGSTLKSAIKLAEYLRDTNYQPEQVQDFYPTPGTISTTMYYTGIDPRNGEEVYVPKTFEEKMMQRCLLQYSRPNNYKWVERALQEAGRTDLIGNGQKCLIKPRAQQSEREVKREVRAMYNEKEAPKKKKSAAAQALKKQSKSNDRKSTKGKYNKK; translated from the coding sequence ATGTTAAAAGACTTTTTACCAATTAGTAAGGAAGATATGGAAAAACGCGGCTGGAGCCAGTGTGATTTCATTATCGTATCTGCGGATGCGTATGTGGATCACCCTTCGTTCGGACATGCGATCATCGCAAGAGTGCTTGAGCGGGCCGGTTTCAATGTGGGCATCATCGCGCAGCCGGACTGGAAGAACCCGGATTCGGTGAAGGTGCTTGGTCGCCCGAAATACGCATTTTTGGTTTCTGGCGGAAATATAGATTCAATGGTCAACCATTATAGTGTCAGTAAAAAAAGACGAACCACAGATGCCTACTCTCCAGGCGGGAAGATGGGTCTGCGTCCCGATCGTGCGACGCTTGTGTACTGCAACCTGATCAAGGGCGCCTACAAGAAAATGCCGATCATCATCGGTGGAATAGAAGCGAGCCTAAGAAGGTTCGCCCACTACGACTACTGGCAGGATGCTGTGAGAAGATCGATTCTCGTCGATTCGGAAGCGGACCTCTTGATCTATGGCATGGGTGAAAAACCGATCGTCGAAATCGCAGAGCTTCTGGCATCCGGTATGGAGATCAATTATATCCAGCATGTCCACGGGACCTGCTATATCACCGATGAAATGCCATCACTCTTAGGTGCGATCGAGCTACCTTCCTATGAAGAGGTCGTGGCCGATAAAAATCAGTATGTAAAAGCCTTTAAAGACCAGTATCTAGAACAGGATCCGATCAGGGGTAAAACTCTGATTCAGGCGCATGGAAGAAAGATTCTGGTTCAGAATCCACCTGCCATGGTTCTTTCTCAGGAAGAAATGGACGCAGTGTACGATCTGAATTTTATGAGAAGAATTCATCCTATCTATGAGAAGATGGGCGGCATACCCGCGATACAGGAAGTGCAGTACAGCCTTGTCAGCGAACGAGGTTGTTTCGGCAGCTGTTCCTTCTGCGCGTTGACCTTCCACCAAGGCAGGATCATCCAAACAAGATCCCATGAGTCCATCATCGAAGAAGCGAATAAGCTCAAGGATGTAAAGGGGTTCAAGGGCAACATACACGATGTCGGCGGACCGACTGCCAACTTCAGGCACATGTCTTGTAAAAAACAGTTGAAGGTAGGTACATGCAGAGGCAAGGATTGTCTGTTCCCTAAGCCGTGCAAGCACCTGGAAATCGACCATCAGGATTATCTTGAATTGTTGCGAAAGCTTAGGGACCTCGACGGCATCAAAAGGGTCTTTGTGCGTTCGGGGCTTAGATACGACTATCTGATGGCGGATCCTGACGACGAGTTTATGACAGAACTTTGCGAGCACCACGTGTCCGGACAGCTTAAAGTCGCGCCGGAGCATATCGCGCCAGAAGTTTTGCAAAAGATGGGTAAACCGGGCGGAAAGATCTACGACGACTTTGTCAAAAGGTTCTATGAAACAACCCAAAGGGTCGGAAAAGAGCAATATATAGTACCCTACCTGATGAGTTCGCATCCGGGAAGTACGTTGAAGTCGGCGATAAAACTGGCTGAGTACCTGCGGGACACGAACTATCAACCCGAGCAGGTTCAGGATTTCTATCCTACTCCTGGAACGATCTCGACTACGATGTATTACACGGGAATCGATCCAAGAAACGGCGAAGAGGTTTATGTACCAAAGACCTTCGAAGAAAAAATGATGCAGAGATGTCTGCTGCAGTATAGCAGACCCAACAACTATAAATGGGTGGAAAGAGCCTTGCAGGAGGCTGGAAGGACGGATTTGATCGGAAACGGACAAAAATGTCTGATCAAGCCTAGAGCCCAGCAAAGTGAAAGAGAAGTAAAAAGAGAAGTCAGAGCCATGTATAATGAAAAGGAAGCGCCTAAAAAGAAGAAGAGCGCAGCAGCGCAGGCGCTGAAGAAACAGTCTAAATCAAACGATCGTAAAAGCACGAAGGGCAAGTATAACAAAAAGTAG